The following is a genomic window from Bacillus kexueae.
GGCAAGTAGCTTTAATTATAGATTGCAATTCCTTAATTAAGTAATAAAAGAGAGGAGGGTGGCCTTCCGCTTTCCTCTCATAAAATGATCACGGTAGAGGTGAGGGAATAAATGACACAAACAGCGGTAAATGAACTAAAAGTTATCGTGTTTCAACTAGAAGAAAAAGAATACGGCATATTCGTACAAGATGTAAAATCAATTGAGAAAATCGTTCACATTACACGTGTTCCTGGAACGCCTTCCTACATAAAAGGAGTTATTAATTTACGCGGGGTTGTGACACCAATAATTGATTTACGAACACGATTTAGTTTAGAAGAAAAAATTGATGATCAAACTCGTGTAATTATTTCATCAAAAAATAATGTGGATGTTGGATTGATTGTTGACGCGGCCCATGATGTGATTGATATAACGGAAGACCAAATCGAACCAAAACCTGAAGTGGTAGGTGGGGTCGAATCTTCATTTATAAAAGGAGTTACTAAAATTGATAAGCGTCTCATTATGTTATTAGATATTGACAA
Proteins encoded in this region:
- a CDS encoding chemotaxis protein CheW, which translates into the protein MTQTAVNELKVIVFQLEEKEYGIFVQDVKSIEKIVHITRVPGTPSYIKGVINLRGVVTPIIDLRTRFSLEEKIDDQTRVIISSKNNVDVGLIVDAAHDVIDITEDQIEPKPEVVGGVESSFIKGVTKIDKRLIMLLDIDKVLEGQDV